Proteins from a single region of Struthio camelus isolate bStrCam1 chromosome W, bStrCam1.hap1, whole genome shotgun sequence:
- the LOC138064237 gene encoding gamma-secretase subunit Aph-1b-like produces MTLAVFFGCTFIAFGPALGLFLFTIARDPLRIIILIAGAFFWLVSLLLSSLIWFIAVKASDPNDEPLQKGLLIFGVMFSVLLQEAFRFLYYKLLRKAIEGLVALSEDGCSPISIQQMAYVAGVGFGLMSGAFSMINLLADALGPGTVGIHGDSQLYFLTSAFMTMVLIFLHTFWGILFFHGCENRRWWEIMAVVVMHLAVSGSTFCNPLYVGSLVPSYLLMAVAATWAYLLSGGSAQNVRRFLLCSQSGASPQPGS; encoded by the exons ATGACGCTCGCCGTCTTCTTCGGGTGCACCTTCATCGCCTTCGGGCCGGCGCTCGGCCTCTTCCTCTTCACCATCGCCCGCGACCCGCTCCGCATCATCATCCTCATCGCCGG ggcttttttctgGCTGGTctcgctgctgctctcctccctgatCTGGTTTATTGCTGTTAAAGCCAGTGACCCCAATGATGAACCATTGCAGAAGGGGCTCTTGATATTTGGGGTGatgttttctgtgctgctgcaggaggccttCCGTTTTCTCTACTACAAACTTCTCAG GAAGGCTATTGAAGGTCTCGTGGCCCTCAGCGAAGATGGCTGCTCCCCGATTTCCATCCAGCAAATGGCATACG TGGCTGGCGTGGGCTTTGGGCTCATGAGCGGTGCCTTCTCCATGATCAATCTCCTGGCAGACGCGTTAGGGCCTGGCACCGTGGGGATCCATGGGGACTCACAGCTTTACTTCTTGACCTCGG cctttATGACCATGGTGCTGATTTTCCTTCACACCTTCTGGGGGATCCTCTTTTTCCATGGCTGTGAGAACCGGCGCTGGTGGGAGATCATGGCTGTTGTTGTCATGCACCTTGCTGTTTCGGGATCG acGTTTTGCAACCCCCTGTACGTGGGCAGCCTGGTGCCCTCCTACCTGCTGATGGCTGTCGCTGCCACCTGGGCCTACCTGCTGTCAGGGGGCTCTGCCCAGAACGTGCGTCGCTTCCTGCTCT GTTCACAGAGTGGAGCCAGCCCACAGCCAGGATCCTGA